Proteins encoded by one window of Arabidopsis thaliana chromosome 2, partial sequence:
- a CDS encoding MYB family transcription factor (CONTAINS InterPro DOMAIN/s: F-box associated interaction domain (InterPro:IPR017451), Protein of unknown function DUF641, plant (InterPro:IPR006943); BEST Arabidopsis thaliana protein match is: Plant protein of unknown function (DUF641) (TAIR:AT2G45260.1); Has 527 Blast hits to 526 proteins in 34 species: Archae - 0; Bacteria - 0; Metazoa - 3; Fungi - 2; Plants - 518; Viruses - 0; Other Eukaryotes - 4 (source: NCBI BLink).) — MDNAVVKRSSPSSNISEVISKFAKVCKFRSIGVFPDQKSNSNEILVDDKAKETEICDFNHKPSSMIQTFSWDDGEISKLFDIVSSLKLAYLEFQQAHLPYDPDKIIEADNLVVSQLEALRRIKRLYLKTIQLNAKKTEIAASCLDRLRYEIEVNEKHLEKLKAQVRAKESEIHSLIKKQECLVAENRKLENRIVSVSSFEFAFRAASKSVHDFAKPLITLMKATDWNLEKAVESIVGNVTFAKTSDKKYAFESYIVRRMFHGIKLNPCDVTELMSFDDPLDALTAFSDSAFSRFCGQKYLLVVHPSMEASFFGNLDMRGLVLLGKHPRTMFYQIFAKMAKWVWILGSFAASLDLKAKIFVVRRGTSFSGVYMESVVGDEKEDGRGDLSVEFVTMPGFKIGDSVFKSQVYLSKT; from the coding sequence ATGGACAATGCCGTTGTTAAAAGATCAAGTCCATCTTCGAATATATCAGAAGTTATCTCCAAGTTCGCTAAAGTCTGCAAATTTAGATCCATTGGTGTGTTCCCTGACCAAAAGTCCAATTCGAATGAGATCTTGGTGGATgataaagcaaaagaaactGAGATTTGTGATTTCAATCACAAACCCTCTTCAATGATTCAAACTTTTAGTTGGGATGATGGTGAGATATCGAAGCTTTTCGACATTGTTTCATCGCTTAAGCTAGCGTATCTTGAGTTTCAACAAGCTCATTTGCCTTATGATCCTGACAAGATCATTGAAGCAGACAACCTCGTCGTGTCTCAGCTCGAGGCTTTACGAAGAATCAAGCGTCTCTATCTCAAAACGATACAGCTCAACGCAAAGAAGACCGAGATTGCTGCTTCTTGTTTGGATAGGTTGAGATATGAGATTGAAGTGAATGAGAAGCATTTGGAGAAACTTAAAGCACAAGTGAGAGCTAAGGAGAGTGAGATACACTCTTTGATTAAGAAACAAGAATGTTTGGTTGCAGAGAATAGGAAACTCGAAAACAGGATTGTGAGTGTATCTTCCTTTGAATTCGCTTTTCGAGCTGCTTCAAAGTCGGTTCACGACTTTGCAAAGCCATTGATCACCCTGATGAAAGCTACAGATTGGAACTTGGAGAAAGCAGTGGAATCTATAGTTGGAAATGTAACATTTGCTAAGACCTCAGATAAGAAGTATGCTTTTGAGTCATACATTGTTCGGAGAATGTTTCACGGCATAAAGCTTAATCCATGTGATGTGACCGAACTAATGAGTTTCGATGATCCTTTAGACGCGTTAACAGCGTTTTCAGATTCCGCGTTTTCAAGATTCTGCGGTCAGAAGTATCTTTTAGTTGTTCATCCATCGATGGAGGCTTCATTCTTTGGGAATTTGGATATGAGGGGACTAGTTTTGCTTGGTAAGCATCCAAGAACGATGTTTTACCAAATCTTTGCTAAAATGGCAAAGTGGGTATGGATTCTTGGATCGTTTGCAGCTTCTTTAGATCTTAAAGCAAAGATCTTTGTGGTCAGAAGAGGAACCAGTTTCTCAGGTGTCTACATGGAATCTGTAGTGGgtgatgaaaaagaagatggaagagGCGATTTAAGCGTTGAGTTCGTCACAATGCCGGGGTTTAAAATCGGAGATTCTGTATTTAAATCTCAGGTTTATCTTTCTAAAACATAA
- a CDS encoding F-box/LRR protein: MCWVNVLNPCTGEFLRFPSGPNPVDTSRYDNHRVIEGASWLAYYPGYWAMGFGKDKVNGTYKIVRMFYDTNQFEILDLTIGEWRTMPNPLPYYVQPNHHSAFVNGSIYWYDLVTGYKILALDLHTEQFRDSKTYKIRLLPGYLCPNYSMMNCIPITVSKQGNVYFHDSDKRLLKYNPKTHEVCCVAKHINVLFPFVENMIRLRHPKTTMTYPPGFQYADSWISKFCRRIELPILLSTTVVALVIFRFSSSSSRS, encoded by the exons ATgt GCTGGGTCAACGTTTTGAACCCTTGCACCGGAGAATTCTTAAGATTCCCTTCCGGCCCAAATCCAGTAGATACCAGTCGCTATGATAATCATCGCGTAATTGAAGGAGCATCTTGGTTGGCTTATTACCCTGGATATTGGGCCATGGGATTTGGTAAAGACAAAGTTAATGGAACCTATAAAATAGTGAGGATGTTTTATGATACTAACCAATTCGAAATCCTTGATTTAACAATTGGTGAATGGCGGACAATGCCGAATCCGCTTCCTTACTATGTCCAACCAAATCATCATTCGGCCTTTGTGAATGGGTCCATCTACTGGTACGACCTAGTTACTGGTTACAAGATTCTAGCTTTGGATCTTCACACTGAACAGTTCCGTGAT tctaaaacttACAAAATACGTTTACTCCCTGGATATCTTTGCCCCAACTATTCGATGATGAATTGCATTCCAATAACGGTTTCCAAACAAGGGAATGTTTACTTCCATGACAGCGATAAGCGGTTGCTCAAATATAATCCAAAGACTCATGAAGTCTGTTGTGTAGCTAAACACATCAatgttttatttccttttgttgaaaatatgatCCGACTTCGACATCCGAAAACCACCATGACATATCCACCCGGGTTTCAGTATGCAGACTCTTggatatctaaattttgtaGACGGATAGAATTACCTATTTTGCTTAGCACGACTGTTGTTGCTCTTGtaatttttcgtttttcttctaGTTCGTCTAGGTCTTAG
- the FC2 gene encoding ferrochelatase 2 (ferrochelatase 2 (FC2); FUNCTIONS IN: ferrochelatase activity; INVOLVED IN: heme biosynthetic process; LOCATED IN: chloroplast; EXPRESSED IN: 21 plant structures; EXPRESSED DURING: 13 growth stages; CONTAINS InterPro DOMAIN/s: Ferrochelatase, active site (InterPro:IPR019772), Ferrochelatase (InterPro:IPR001015); BEST Arabidopsis thaliana protein match is: ferrochelatase 1 (TAIR:AT5G26030.2); Has 7540 Blast hits to 7536 proteins in 2081 species: Archae - 19; Bacteria - 4228; Metazoa - 173; Fungi - 140; Plants - 125; Viruses - 0; Other Eukaryotes - 2855 (source: NCBI BLink).), translated as MNCPAMTASPSSSSSSSYSTFRPPPPLLPQLSNDSQRSVVMHCTRLPFEAFAATSSNRLLGKHSLPLRAALVTSNPLNISSSSVISDAISSSSVITDDAKIGVLLLNLGGPETLDDVQPFLFNLFADPDIIRLPPVFQFLQKPLAQFISVARAPKSKEGYASIGGGSPLRHITDAQAEELRKCLWEKNVPAKVYVGMRYWHPFTEEAIEQIKRDGITKLVVLPLYPQFSISTSGSSLRLLERIFREDEYLVNMQHTVIPSWYQREGYIKAMANLIQSELGKFGSPNQVVIFFSAHGVPLAYVEEAGDPYKAEMEECVDLIMEELDKRKITNAYTLAYQSRVGPVEWLKPYTEEAITELGKKGVENLLAVPISFVSEHIETLEEIDVEYKELALKSGIKNWGRVPALGTEPMFISDLADAVVESLPYVGAMAVSNLEARQSLVPLGSVEELLATYDSQRRELPAPVTMWEWGWTKSAETWNGRAAMLAVLALLVLEVTTGKGFLHQWGILPSL; from the exons ATGAATTGCCCAGCCATGActgcttctccttcttcttcctcttcttcttcctactCAACGTTtcgtcctcctcctcc ACTCTTGCCACAATTGAGTAACGATTCACAAAGATCTGTTGTTATGCACTGCACAAGATTACCCTTTGAAGCATTTGCTGCTACTTCATCAAACCGGCTTCTTGGGAAACATTCATTGCCTTTGAGAGCAGCTTTGGTTACTTCGAACCCTTTAAACATTTCATCTTCCTCAGTTATCTCTGATGCCAtttcatcttcctctgttATCACTGATGATGCCAAAATTGGTGTCTTGTTATTAAACCTTGGAGGTCCTGAGACTTTAGATGATGTACAACCCTTTTTGTTTAACCTCTTCGCCGACCCG GACATTATACGGTTGCCGCCGGTATTCCAGTTTCTTCAGAAGCCATTAGCACAGTTTATATCAGTAGCAAGAGCACCCAAAAGCAAGGAAGGATATGCATCTATTGGTGGAGGTTCTCCTCTTCGCCACATAACTGATGCACAG GCTgaagaattaagaaaatgcCTTTGGGAAAAAAATGTACCAGCAAAGGTATATGTTGGTATGCGGTATTGGCATCCATTCACTGAGGAAGCCATTGAACAG ATAAAAAGAGATGGAATTACAAAACTAGTTGTTCTACCACTTTATCCTCAATTTTCTATATCAACTAGTGGTTCAAGCCTAAGACTCTTGGAGAGAATATTTCG AGAGGACGAGTATCTTGTTAACATGCAACATACTGTTATACCATCGTGGTATCAGCGGGAGGGATATATAAAGGCAATGGCAAATCTAATCCAAAGCGAGTTGGGAAAATTTGGTTCTCCTAATCAG GTTGTAATATTTTTCAGTGCACATGGCGTGCCTCTTGCATATGTCGAAGAAGCCGGTGATCCTTACAAGGCAGAGATGGAAGAATGTGTTGATCTAATCATGGAGGAATTAGACAAGAGAAAGATAACTAATGCTTACACTCTTGCTTATCAG AGCAGAGTTGGACCAGTTGAATGGCTGAAACCATACACTGAAGAAGCCATTACTGAACTTGGTAAAAAAGGTGTTGAAAATCTTCTGGCTGTACCCATAAG TTTTGTGAGCGAGCACATTGAAACTCTGGAGGAGATAGATGTTGAGTATAAAGAGTTGGCTTTGAAGTCTGGTATCAAAAACTGGGGGCGAGTACCTGCTCTAGGAACAGAACCTATGTTTATATCTGACTTGGCAGATGCTGTTGTGGAAAGTCTTCCATACGTTGGTGCTATGGCTGTCTCAAACCTTGAAGCTCGACAG TCGTTAGTTCCGCTCGGGAGTGTAGAAGAATTATTAGCAACGTATGATTCACAGAGAAGGGAGTTACCAGCACCGGTGACAATGTGGGAATGGGGATGGACAAAAAGTGCAGAAACATGGAACGGAAGAGCAGCAATGTTAGCGGTGCTAGCACTCTTGGTGCTCGAAGTCACCACCGGAAAAGGGTTTCTGCATCAGTGGGGCATCTTGCCTTCATTATAA
- the FC2 gene encoding ferrochelatase 2 (ferrochelatase 2 (FC2); FUNCTIONS IN: ferrochelatase activity; INVOLVED IN: heme biosynthetic process; LOCATED IN: chloroplast; EXPRESSED IN: 21 plant structures; EXPRESSED DURING: 13 growth stages; CONTAINS InterPro DOMAIN/s: Ferrochelatase (InterPro:IPR001015), Ferrochelatase, active site (InterPro:IPR019772); BEST Arabidopsis thaliana protein match is: ferrochelatase 1 (TAIR:AT5G26030.2).) gives MNCPAMTASPSSSSSSSYSTFRPPPPLLPQLSNDSQRSVVMHCTRLPFEAFAATSSNRLLGKHSLPLRAALVTSNPLNISSSSVISDAISSSSVITDDAKIGVLLLNLGGPETLDDVQPFLFNLFADPDIIRLPPVFQFLQKPLAQFISVARAPKSKEGYASIGGGSPLRHITDAQAEELRKCLWEKNVPAKVYVGMRYWHPFTEEAIEQIKRDGITKLVVLPLYPQFSISTSGSSLRLLERIFREDEYLVNMQHTVIPSWYQREGYIKAMANLIQSELGKFGSPNQTCFKPKYMLQVVIFFSAHGVPLAYVEEAGDPYKAEMEECVDLIMEELDKRKITNAYTLAYQSRVGPVEWLKPYTEEAITELGKKGVENLLAVPISFVSEHIETLEEIDVEYKELALKSGIKNWGRVPALGTEPMFISDLADAVVESLPYVGAMAVSNLEARQSLVPLGSVEELLATYDSQRRELPAPVTMWEWGWTKSAETWNGRAAMLAVLALLVLEVTTGKGFLHQWGILPSL, from the exons ATGAATTGCCCAGCCATGActgcttctccttcttcttcctcttcttcttcctactCAACGTTtcgtcctcctcctcc ACTCTTGCCACAATTGAGTAACGATTCACAAAGATCTGTTGTTATGCACTGCACAAGATTACCCTTTGAAGCATTTGCTGCTACTTCATCAAACCGGCTTCTTGGGAAACATTCATTGCCTTTGAGAGCAGCTTTGGTTACTTCGAACCCTTTAAACATTTCATCTTCCTCAGTTATCTCTGATGCCAtttcatcttcctctgttATCACTGATGATGCCAAAATTGGTGTCTTGTTATTAAACCTTGGAGGTCCTGAGACTTTAGATGATGTACAACCCTTTTTGTTTAACCTCTTCGCCGACCCG GACATTATACGGTTGCCGCCGGTATTCCAGTTTCTTCAGAAGCCATTAGCACAGTTTATATCAGTAGCAAGAGCACCCAAAAGCAAGGAAGGATATGCATCTATTGGTGGAGGTTCTCCTCTTCGCCACATAACTGATGCACAG GCTgaagaattaagaaaatgcCTTTGGGAAAAAAATGTACCAGCAAAGGTATATGTTGGTATGCGGTATTGGCATCCATTCACTGAGGAAGCCATTGAACAG ATAAAAAGAGATGGAATTACAAAACTAGTTGTTCTACCACTTTATCCTCAATTTTCTATATCAACTAGTGGTTCAAGCCTAAGACTCTTGGAGAGAATATTTCG AGAGGACGAGTATCTTGTTAACATGCAACATACTGTTATACCATCGTGGTATCAGCGGGAGGGATATATAAAGGCAATGGCAAATCTAATCCAAAGCGAGTTGGGAAAATTTGGTTCTCCTAATCAG ACGTgcttcaaaccaaaatatatgttaCAGGTTGTAATATTTTTCAGTGCACATGGCGTGCCTCTTGCATATGTCGAAGAAGCCGGTGATCCTTACAAGGCAGAGATGGAAGAATGTGTTGATCTAATCATGGAGGAATTAGACAAGAGAAAGATAACTAATGCTTACACTCTTGCTTATCAG AGCAGAGTTGGACCAGTTGAATGGCTGAAACCATACACTGAAGAAGCCATTACTGAACTTGGTAAAAAAGGTGTTGAAAATCTTCTGGCTGTACCCATAAG TTTTGTGAGCGAGCACATTGAAACTCTGGAGGAGATAGATGTTGAGTATAAAGAGTTGGCTTTGAAGTCTGGTATCAAAAACTGGGGGCGAGTACCTGCTCTAGGAACAGAACCTATGTTTATATCTGACTTGGCAGATGCTGTTGTGGAAAGTCTTCCATACGTTGGTGCTATGGCTGTCTCAAACCTTGAAGCTCGACAG TCGTTAGTTCCGCTCGGGAGTGTAGAAGAATTATTAGCAACGTATGATTCACAGAGAAGGGAGTTACCAGCACCGGTGACAATGTGGGAATGGGGATGGACAAAAAGTGCAGAAACATGGAACGGAAGAGCAGCAATGTTAGCGGTGCTAGCACTCTTGGTGCTCGAAGTCACCACCGGAAAAGGGTTTCTGCATCAGTGGGGCATCTTGCCTTCATTATAA
- the OFP17 gene encoding ovate family protein 17 (ovate family protein 17 (OFP17); BEST Arabidopsis thaliana protein match is: unknown protein (TAIR:AT1G06923.1); Has 35333 Blast hits to 34131 proteins in 2444 species: Archae - 798; Bacteria - 22429; Metazoa - 974; Fungi - 991; Plants - 531; Viruses - 0; Other Eukaryotes - 9610 (source: NCBI BLink).), which yields MRVKATLINFKSKLSKSCNRFVSLFRFRVKRPVFIRPLRARHGNVKPRHQHHHSKKPICSCLCFLNSSKNHKMSNAKHRSSSFSVNDDDYSKFMQSPLTPATAKKLFTSPITTPYSSRTRKSLNARDTFEDNAVEDACRSFENYLIHLIVEEGKIDDLMDIEELLFCWKNLKSPVFIELVSRFYGELCRDLFSGE from the exons ATGAGAGTGAAAGCAACTTTGATTAACTTCAAATCAAAGCTTTCGAAATCATGCAACAgatttgtctctctcttccgCTTCCGAGTTAAAAGACCTGTCTTTATTAGACCTCTTCGTGCCCGTCATGGCAATGTCAAACCTAgacatcaacatcatcattcCAAGAAGCCAATCTGTTCTTGTCTCTGTTTCCTCAATTCAAGCAAGAACCATAAGATGAGCAACGCCAAACATAGAAGTTCCTCTT TTAGTGTGAACGATGATGATTACTCCAAGTTTATGCAATCACCTCTTACGCCAGCAACAGCCAAGAAGCTCTTCACTTCACCCATCACGACACCTTACTCTTCACGGACCAGGAAATCGCTGAACGCAAGAGATACATTTGAAGACAATGCTGTGGAAGATGCTTGTAGAAGCTTTGAAAACTATCTGATTCATCTGATTGTTGAAGAAGGGAAAATAGATGACTTAATGGACATAGAGGAACTTCTCTTCTGTTGGAAGAATCTTAAGAGTCCTGTCTTCATTGAACTTGTCTCAAGATTTTATGGAGAACTCTGTAGAGACTTGTTTTCAGGTGAATGA
- the OFP2 gene encoding ovate family protein 2 (ovate family protein 2 (OFP2); INVOLVED IN: N-terminal protein myristoylation; EXPRESSED IN: 13 plant structures; EXPRESSED DURING: 6 growth stages; CONTAINS InterPro DOMAIN/s: Protein of unknown function DUF623 (InterPro:IPR006458); BEST Arabidopsis thaliana protein match is: ovate family protein 4 (TAIR:AT1G06920.1); Has 501 Blast hits to 493 proteins in 50 species: Archae - 0; Bacteria - 2; Metazoa - 28; Fungi - 6; Plants - 431; Viruses - 0; Other Eukaryotes - 34 (source: NCBI BLink).), which produces MGNYKFRISEMLPNAWFHKLKDVTKHSKPKNKASSSSSNTCSKKKPSSDSLPQHSYFSNSLVANNPPHHNSPRNSLHTKKMSKRKTLYKPSLKPLTPPPLLVSASFNKSKINDQDSSYSLFPAIETSPESFVYSFYEEDDDDEFVEFSNFKINTKNKAFTKQKVKVIDSVEKACTASKPIKKPQKSHLSVKISRDEDDNEYKAEKKYQRQVSSGRKPSAGINLKRVNSPRIQLSGTRRSTSRRSESKQDVLESFAVMKRSVDPKKDFRESMIEMIEENNIRASKDLEDLLACYLTLNPKEYHDLIIHVFEQIWLQLTKTK; this is translated from the coding sequence atGGGGAATTACAAGTTCAGAATTTCAGAGATGCTCCCAAATGCATGGTTCCACAAGCTCAAAGACGTGACTAAACActctaaacccaaaaacaaagcttcttcttcttcctcaaacaCTTGTAGCAAGAAGAAACCTTCCTCAGATTCTCTTCCTCAACACTCTTATTTCTCCAACAGCTTAGTAGCTAACAATCCTCCTCACCATAACTCACCAAGAAACTCTCTTCACACAAAAAAGATGAGTAAAAGAAAGACACTTTACAAGCCATCCCTTAAACCTTTgactcctcctcctcttcttgtATCTGCAAGTTTCAACAAGAGCAAGATCAACGATCAAGATTCGTCTTACAGCTTGTTCCCGGCTATTGAAACCTCCCCTGAGTCTTTTGTGTATAGTTTCTacgaagaggatgatgatgatgagttcgTTGAATTTTCCAACTTCAAGATCAACACAAAGAACAAAGCTTTCACCAAGCAGAAGGTCAAAGTGATTGATTCGGTAGAGAAAGCTTGTACTGCAAGCAAGCCGATTAAGAAACCGCAGAAAAGCCATCTTTCTGTGAAAATTTCaagagatgaagatgataatgaATATAAAGCCGAGAAGAAGTACCAAAGGCAAGTTTCTAGTGGAAGAAAACCATCTGCTGGGATAAACCTCAAAAGAGTGAATTCACCTAGAATTCAACTCTCAGGTACTCGTAGAAGCACTTCTAGAAGATCAGAGAGCAAACAAGATGTTCTAGAGAGCTTCGCTGTGATGAAGCGGTCCGTTGATCCAAAGAAAGATTTCAGGGAATCAATGATTGAGATGATAGAAGAGAACAACATCAGAGCTTCGAAAGACTTGGAAGACCTTCTTGCTTGCTACCTTACTTTGAATCCAAAGGAGTATCATGATCTTATCATCCATGTTTTCGAACAAATCTGGCTTCAacttacaaaaacaaagtaa